The Helicoverpa armigera isolate CAAS_96S chromosome 5, ASM3070526v1, whole genome shotgun sequence sequence ACCTGCAAACAAAGAATAATACGTAAGCTCATAAACgagtcccggctatcatttatATATCATTGGCAGTTATTACGGATAGTCGAAGGTCAGGAAGAGTGACAACCCGCCTGACCAAGGGGTTGCCCAAAttactaggttgaggaggtcataaaGGCAGACTACTCCTGGAACTGGAGACTAGAACCAACCCCTGGAAAATGATAGGCGAAGATGGCTTGATatccataaaataattattcaatcgAGTATGTACCTGTCCAATAACAGGGCTGCCGCCTAGGAAGCCTTTGTGCGTGGCGACAGTGACCTCCACCTGCCTGGAGTGCAGCTCCGCTAACGGGATCACCCACTCGAACTGCTCGTCATATTCCGGCATGCAACTGTCCTTCACGACCTGATGATTGAAATACATACAACAAATTATATAGTCCATTTAATATTCAAGGTGGTTTCTATCAAATATTGCGATATAGTAGACATAGGTCTATTCTTATtagcagcggcggccctagacattgcgaggctacgtgcggcaggtctatgcgaggtcctttgtcctacgtgaaaagtctgtgttGCGAGccaggagttattttcttgttaataaaaggacttacaagcggcgctaccttctaggttcggctaagtggaaaataaagcacccgcgagcgaagcgagcgcaaaagatttttgagctttgggtcactaaagcacctaaagtTGTATAGTAAACAATAGTGCAAGGTGaggtcgcgagcgcagcgagcgcgaaaatttttgattttcgggacataaaagtactctaatcatgttagaatgaacggtaccgacaagtgaacagccgcgagcgtagcgagcgcgaaaatttttcagttttgggacataaaagtactctaatcatgttagaatgaacggtaccgACAAgtaacagccgcgagcgtagcgagcgcgaaaatttttcagttttgggacataaaagtactctaatcatgttagaatgaacggtactgacaagtgaacagccgcgagcgtagcgagcgcgaatttttttttaattgtttgtttaaggagtctcaaattaaactcggaattaagcacaaataaaaagaatccgtgactggatcgagagccagtttttgttactttggtgttccaactttttgttaaattgagaactcaaaaagtaaacgcagaatgaattagaaataaagaaaaatgcatttttttttttggaccagatatatattttttaattataattttatatattagtgtgggttgtagcgccaggcccccccaagcgcgaggccctgtgcgaaggcacagttcgcacacccctagggccgccactgcttATTAGAGACCAACTTAACAAGTCCAAGTCTCTTCTTGACGAGCTGGTAAAAAGTCCAGTTATAAAACAGCTATTAGAATTTGATAGAAACGAAGCTTTGTTCTTCATTGAGAAAAgtttggaagaagaaaacattctGCGCgcaccccaaataaaattgggataaatgCAGGATGATAATGATTGTTCTTATAATATTGCACTTACCACAGTTTTACGTTTCGAATCTTTGGAGCGGCCTGGTAACAAATATAACTTGACGTACGGGTCGGGCACGTTGGTCGGGTCCTTCAGTGGTATGTGCCTGTACAATTTGTggaaacatttattaaacagtCTTAAATAACGGGCATTTAATTATCCAAAGTTCAAATAACTCACATTATTTTGTGAACAACGACGAACAATGTTTGGTTTTGCATGCTGTAGCGAAGTGACAGAAGTATACGTCCGAGTCCCGCCTCTCCCGCAGatctgtataaaataaataatttttgacgattatattcaaataatgcttttaaaacaaacctttgttaacttcatttttttcatgatttcaATTTATAGCTATTTACTTACGTAGTCAACGAAGAGGTTCTATGAACAAGTTTCGGTGAATCGCGGCCAGTAGGAGGCTGGTACTCTTGAGGCGTGTCtgtataacataaaattaagttataagtgtactttttttaaattgattcattttaaaaaagttttcgAAAAACTTCTAGTTCTCACCAACTTCCTTTTCAATGTGTTCTAAAGGCACAGACTTCTGTGAACTGCTGTCTAGGAGAGCATCTTCAATATTCCTAAGAACAGGTTCAGGGAGAACAGTGACTGCAACAAACGATATTAAACATACATTCTACAGCTGCTCGCCATGTTTCAGGTAAATAGCAGATTAGCTTGTGAGTTTGAAATATATAATTCATCCAGTACAAGTcacagaagaaaaaaaatagtacaaCAAAAAGGGTGCAAAAGGTGCtgtttgctttaaaaaaaagagttcTAGGAGACTGATGTAAAGAGATAAGAAAAAACTAGTCCAGTGGAAAAGTATCAACAAATTAGTCACAAATAGGtacagatgttttatttcagaaagCAAGAAAGCAATACTTGTGTCCATAAATCTCCATGCACATTGTCCTTATGCGTAAgcttaaggtgtctacacaccaaagccgctgatgccggcggcacagcccggcggcccaacccgccggccgtattttgtacaatcatgccgccggctttcatagagtatttgacaattactagaacaccacatgccgcggcagtcgtgccgccgggctgtgccgccgggtcagcggctttggtgtgtagacccctttagaAGCGCTCAGTCAGTGAAAGAATCAAAACACAGACGTAGCTTTCCCGCTTTCGTGCAATAAATCATCAATAAGTTGTGTGAATCACCTGGGTCAGTTAGTGGAGGGACCGGTTTGTGCGTGTCTAGATCATCGACGGTGACGGGAGGGGAGGGCGGGGTGGCGGGGGGCGGTGACGGCGTCACGGCGGGCGACGGATCCTTCGGTGCCTCGGCCACGGGCTCTTCTTCATAATCCTCCTCTTTTATAGCCTCTTTCAATATCTATGAGGGAACAGTTACATATCACAAACTAGTACATAAAGTTATTAGCAACAACTGTTATAAGGTATACAATGAAGGAATTACTAGAATTGCTTCTCTCCAAAAACGGGTTTACGTTAAGTGTGATGTGCTAACATACCAGTATTAGCAGTGAATATCCTATGCATATTAATACTTGAAGTTAAACgtggatttcaataacatatAGCTAGATTATGgaaattggtaaataatgaGTTAATAGGTTAAACTCACCTTTAGTTGTAAAGACATGATAATCTTAGACTCTGGGCCGGACCTCTGCAGCATAAGCGGCTGAGTTAACATGCTGAGGTCCTTTTGTTTCAGAAGAGAAGAAATTCCATAAGTCAGCTGGCCTAATTGACCTCCTGTTTTGGAGTCCAaaaccttaaataaaaaataaaagtattgaacCAATTAAAGTATTGAAACAACACACAAACACCCTTTTCTGATCTGATATTACAAGTAATCCGAAGTAAACATCTTTCTTTTAGTACATATATGTAGTGCTAAAAGTCGATGCGTTTTCATGGATCAGTAACGCAAATGGATTTCAATTATACTCTTCCTCTTTCGCAAACGCGAAGACACGCAAAAAGTTTTCTATATCCGGTTTTTAACACACAACAGATGTTTATAAATTACCTTAATCTCCAAGTTATCAATCTCTGGGTTCTGCACGAGAAAAGAGTATCCAATCTCGTAGACAGGGTCATCGGTCCTCATCTGGACGGCGCTCGTCTCCGTCTTCTTGCCAACTGTCACCGTGAGGTACGGGTCTGGCCGAGACTGGGTGCGCGCATtctattgacaaatattttacaattaaaaccGTAAATACATTCTAGGAGAGTTCATTTTGGTTTGTCATCTTGATAGGAATAACTTACAGGCAACTTCTTGCAGGAATCGATGTAAACGGATAAGACAGCAGAACTCAGTTCTCCGGTCTTGATCAGCAAGGTCTCAGATATAGcctggaaataaataattatataaataaatacaaaatgagtTTATAAAcggtttcatattttataatgcaGTAGATACACTCACGCGACTAAGCTCCGATACATCAGAGGACAGGCGGTGCCATGACAGACGCAACTCGACCTTTCCATGTTTCGCTTGTTGAAGGGTTTgccactaaaataaaaaaataaattagctcTGTATAAACCATCAATTCaccaaaatcatttatttttatcttctgCTCAGAAAGTTCATTTGAGGGAATTCACTTACCGTATCTAAGCGACCGAAGCGAACAACTTGTGAGATATCAAGTGAACACCTGAAATTATAACAAAGATTAATTTCATTGTTCCAACAAGCTTGCTAAGGAACCTTCACAGAGTCACCATAGTTAGCACAAATCAATTCACATGTTTAAGATGTCAAGTTCCAATAAACATGTTTTGGATGTTCAGAAAAGTTATTACTTTAATTTGGAAAGAACAAAAGGGtttataaagaaattttaaCCATTTTAAGTGGAAAAATGAAAACCAGTGCATAATGCAACATTTAGTGAACACAACAAGCAGTATGTTTAAGGATTGGAATACGGAAAAATTGCTTTGTGGACATACAGTCTGTCTGTTAGCAATAGCCTTAGGAATGCTCCGTGAGCTGTTACGTTTGTGTTATACCTCAACGTTAACGTATGATTGTGTAGAGTTACAACAGCCACCTAATATCTATTGTAAAGCAATGAGTGATATTTTTGATCCATTTGTGAGTTCCAGAATCTAATGAGTGTTAACAAAAGTTGTACGTTAGTGGGCTACCGTGGCGCCGCGTTGTGCAATGTGTGGTTATGTGTTAATGAGTGCCTTAGTGACGTTACAGCGCAATGTACGGGCAGCAGCATTAATTTCAGTTTCGTGTGCGCAGCACGTAAAGTACGTTCCGTGGTCGCTTTCAGTGGCAATAGTATGTTAGTTCACTGTGAGAATGTTTGTACATTGTCAAATACAGTTGTGTTCGTGGCAGCGACCGACCTGCCCAGTTTATCGTCTCGTCCCGTGCGGTCCCAGTCGAAAAGGTTGACGGCCAATATCGTCGCGCTGGTGCGGAGTATGGACTGTTACAACTCACCAAGTTATATACacgtacatatatgtatattaagcTAATATTAATAGTCAGGGGATAGGGAATCAGGTCTatgtttatgtacatatttttatgcgCAATAAATTAATAGGTTCCAAGGTGTAttgtaaatacatgttaaaaattatgacaaaataagCGCTGGTGTCTTAAattatatgtaaattaattttgtgagtaGGTATTCCTATGTAAATGTGAGTTTCTTAATACATGAATACGATTAAGTCTAATCAACTTGCCACTCCAATTATATTTCATATTGTATGTCCCCAATGTGTTCGGTATTCCTATTAAAGGCAAAAAACAATCTCAAACACAACAGCTGTAGGTATAAAATAGAACACCAAAGAAGTCAAAATACTTAGTTAAAACCAAAACGAATCTTAGCATCACCGGCATGAcagaatgaaaatgaaaaataaaactgatctcGACTAGGCAACGGTGATAATAAGACTCAATATTAGAGGAACAAAAAATAACACGGCAATGAAATGTCGCTAGTGTGTGTTAGCACGCGTAGCGGAGACGGACCTGCCAAGATAATCATCGTTCTGTATGCCCATGCCTGGGTCCCAGTCCCAGAGCTCGCACTGCAACACTTGACTCTTCCTTGAGCTTATTAACGCCTTAGGACAAAATCACAATACAGCTACATATTAGTAGTATGCCAAAACAAGCctaaacattttacttattcatagaaattttgataattttgattaaatttcAACCCAATTTGAATCTCAGACCATCTGGCAAGTTTATCGAATTTCATGAGAACATTAAACTTTCTAGCAATTTCTCTAAAGTTGTACTCTTCATGCCTGCATATTAGAAACTTGCGGAGAAGGGAGAGAAATAATGATGTATTAAAGAGTAATAGAGAACAAATACAAGGAATATCTAAGATACTCACCTTCACCGTTGGTAACTCGTTGAATGATTCgtagtaggtactaaaatcTAATTGCGCTATAACTACACATGCAGCTAAAATTAGGTTATTTGTAATGGGAGAACCTGGAATAgttagtaaattatttaattcacttcAATGGATCGGTAGAAGTCGATTTAACATATTTCAGGTTCCTCCACTACTGTATGTTGAGGGACATAGAAGTAGTAGCATACCAAAGAGCTTAATGAGTCGGTGTGACATGACCTCACAAGACTTGTCTACACCATGTTGGAATGTCACTACTCTATCCCATCTTGTTAATTCTTTGCAGTACTATCAGTTAACAGTGGTAGGCGCCATCACCTGACATCCATGCCACTGCAACTGACAGACAAGCGTCGCAATGGCCGATGTAAAGCGTATCGGGACAGTTACAATGCGTGAAGCGAGTGCAACCATCAGCGTAGCATTATTACGGATTCCTGCGTCCCGCCCCGCTCTGCTTGCTCCCCCCCCCGCGCCCCGTCACCGCGTGCACGTACTTACTTGCCGAGCTTGTCATCGTTGTTGCCCTCGTCCTTGTCGAACACTTCTATTTCCAACGCTTGGCCCAGAGATTGCATTATACGCGCCTGTATGCCACACGCGCATAGTCCGACGCAAACATAAGTGAGGAAAACAAAATCTTGTTCATAAACTACTTACTTGAAAACATTCTACGACCATATTTGCGTGCAGAATACGCTCGCATTATACATGGTTTTATTTAAGAagcataatttacaaaattgttaattGTAAAACCTTGTTACTGTAGAGTTTCTATACTATCATCAAATGTTTTTAAACTTCCCTCTTAGATGCCCTGATTCGaatatatatgttttttaaaGACCCATTTTATCATGCAAGAAATTCAAACCAAATAAAAGTCTATAAATACCTGGGCTTTTGAAtatatcaataattatttttaaaatagtaagtaacccttttaatatttttataaatacttaagaataagaataaaagGCATTCTACCTAGAAGAATGTTTACTGATTATTTACAACGAGCATGCGTATAACACATGGGAATTTTagtaattaacaatttattaacgGTTAGGTAGCTgtcataaaaactattttacaatAAGCCACagttaaacaataaacattcttcgttataaataaaatatctcgtTCAGTCATGCTCATTGCTGAAAATGCATTCTTTTATTGAAATAgcaaaacattgttatttaccaaAATGAGAATATTATATTCATAGTATAATGTATTTTGCCACTTCAGTTCTGCCAGACAGCGTTCGAATTGCAATTATTCTCGTCGTGtagagaaattaaaataatgtcaaatgcACAGATAAATGAAAATTTGTGACACGCAATGCGAATTGAAAAAAGATCAGAAATGAGCTAAGACAAAGTACCTTACTTACCAAAATCCAAAACccgattaattaaaataagcaaGCTCATCTCAAATGTTATATACCAACATTAAGAAAGGGTATTTTGTGCTCGCTAAGCGAACTGTTGTTGTAAAATCTGTTAAAAATCTAAATAGGTATAAACActacatccaaactaatattatattgtataagtAATACCCATGTGCATACATAGTCAAacgagtaaaatataaataaaaaaaagagaaaatgttGTGTGTATGCTTACCTCGCACCAGAAGTCCCATCGTGGGTTGACGTTATTGTCAATGTGTTTTGTCTTCCATTGCTGCGCGCCCACTGTTATGATCGCGTACGGATCTGACTTACCCTTACCtggatatcaaaataaaatacataagatTATTGTTAGAAGCCAGTAAAAGGTCTCCACTTTGCTAAGGAAAATAAGAAGTGAATATTGAAAAGATTTGAATACTCTTACGAGAACATTTCATTCTTATGCAAATGTAAGGTAATTAGACA is a genomic window containing:
- the Esyt2 gene encoding extended synaptotagmin-1 isoform X3 codes for the protein MASDEKKMVSSSKPALPPSSEENGNVFSMMYRFFKKVSIVGVVYLVGYMQWSVAWLIGPVILSVLRDQWRKENEYRRNLAKAAASSSEKDVVLAKLDDLPAWVFFPDVERAEWLNRILLQVWPNVNSYARILLKESIEPAVAESLANYKLTGFKFERMILGTIAPRVGGVKVYDKNLSRDEIIMDVDLFYAGDCDISFVLQRIRGGIKDLQIHGMMRIVMKPLITKMPLVGGLQIFFLNNPSIDFNLVGAADVLDMPGFSDILRRCIVEQVAKMMVLPNKLPIKLSDEIPTVDLRMPEPEGVLRIHLVQAQNLMKKDMSMIGKGKSDPYAIITVGAQQWKTKHIDNNVNPRWDFWCESILRTSATILAVNLFDWDRTGRDDKLGRCSLDISQVVRFGRLDTWQTLQQAKHGKVELRLSWHRLSSDVSELSRAISETLLIKTGELSSAVLSVYIDSCKKLPNARTQSRPDPYLTVTVGKKTETSAVQMRTDDPVYEIGYSFLVQNPEIDNLEIKVLDSKTGGQLGQLTYGISSLLKQKDLSMLTQPLMLQRSGPESKIIMSLQLKILKEAIKEEDYEEEPVAEAPKDPSPAVTPSPPPATPPSPPVTVDDLDTHKPVPPLTDPVTVLPEPVLRNIEDALLDSSSQKSVPLEHIEKEVDTPQEYQPPTGRDSPKLVHRTSSLTTSAGEAGLGRILLSLRYSMQNQTLFVVVHKIMHIPLKDPTNVPDPYVKLYLLPGRSKDSKRKTVVVKDSCMPEYDEQFEWVIPLAELHSRQVEVTVATHKGFLGGSPVIGQVVVHLNQYDFREAKTMWFDLMPETSPRD
- the Esyt2 gene encoding extended synaptotagmin-1 isoform X1 — encoded protein: MASDEKKMVSSSKPALPPSSEENGNVFSMMYRFFKKVSIVGVVYLVGYMQWSVAWLIGPVILSVLRDQWRKENEYRRNLAKAAASSSEKDVVLAKLDDLPAWVFFPDVERAEWLNRILLQVWPNVNSYARILLKESIEPAVAESLANYKLTGFKFERMILGTIAPRVGGVKVYDKNLSRDEIIMDVDLFYAGDCDISFVLQRIRGGIKDLQIHGMMRIVMKPLITKMPLVGGLQIFFLNNPSIDFNLVGAADVLDMPGFSDILRRCIVEQVAKMMVLPNKLPIKLSDEIPTVDLRMPEPEGVLRIHLVQAQNLMKKDMSMIGKGKSDPYAIITVGAQQWKTKHIDNNVNPRWDFWCEALISSRKSQVLQCELWDWDPGMGIQNDDYLGRCSLDISQVVRFGRLDTWQTLQQAKHGKVELRLSWHRLSSDVSELSRAISETLLIKTGELSSAVLSVYIDSCKKLPNARTQSRPDPYLTVTVGKKTETSAVQMRTDDPVYEIGYSFLVQNPEIDNLEIKVLDSKTGGQLGQLTYGISSLLKQKDLSMLTQPLMLQRSGPESKIIMSLQLKILKEAIKEEDYEEEPVAEAPKDPSPAVTPSPPPATPPSPPVTVDDLDTHKPVPPLTDPVTVLPEPVLRNIEDALLDSSSQKSVPLEHIEKEVDTPQEYQPPTGRDSPKLVHRTSSLTTSAGEAGLGRILLSLRYSMQNQTLFVVVHKIMHIPLKDPTNVPDPYVKLYLLPGRSKDSKRKTVVVKDSCMPEYDEQFEWVIPLAELHSRQVEVTVATHKGFLGGSPVIGQVVVHLNQYDFREAKTMWFDLMPETSPRD
- the Esyt2 gene encoding extended synaptotagmin-1 isoform X4, producing the protein MVSSSKPALPPSSEENGNVFSMMYRFFKKVSIVGVVYLVGYMQWSVAWLIGPVILSVLRDQWRKENEYRRNLAKAAASSSEKDVVLAKLDDLPAWVFFPDVERAEWLNRILLQVWPNVNSYARILLKESIEPAVAESLANYKLTGFKFERMILGTIAPRVGGVKVYDKNLSRDEIIMDVDLFYAGDCDISFVLQRIRGGIKDLQIHGMMRIVMKPLITKMPLVGGLQIFFLNNPSIDFNLVGAADVLDMPGFSDILRRCIVEQVAKMMVLPNKLPIKLSDEIPTVDLRMPEPEGVLRIHLVQAQNLMKKDMSMIGKGKSDPYAIITVGAQQWKTKHIDNNVNPRWDFWCEALISSRKSQVLQCELWDWDPGMGIQNDDYLGRCSLDISQVVRFGRLDTWQTLQQAKHGKVELRLSWHRLSSDVSELSRAISETLLIKTGELSSAVLSVYIDSCKKLPNARTQSRPDPYLTVTVGKKTETSAVQMRTDDPVYEIGYSFLVQNPEIDNLEIKVLDSKTGGQLGQLTYGISSLLKQKDLSMLTQPLMLQRSGPESKIIMSLQLKILKEAIKEEDYEEEPVAEAPKDPSPAVTPSPPPATPPSPPVTVDDLDTHKPVPPLTDPVTVLPEPVLRNIEDALLDSSSQKSVPLEHIEKEVDTPQEYQPPTGRDSPKLVHRTSSLTTSAGEAGLGRILLSLRYSMQNQTLFVVVHKIMHIPLKDPTNVPDPYVKLYLLPGRSKDSKRKTVVVKDSCMPEYDEQFEWVIPLAELHSRQVEVTVATHKGFLGGSPVIGQVVVHLNQYDFREAKTMWFDLMPETSPRD
- the Esyt2 gene encoding extended synaptotagmin-1 isoform X2 yields the protein MASDEKKMVSSSKPALPPSSEENGNVFSMMYRFFKKVSIVGVVYLVGYMQWSVAWLIGPVILSVLRDQWRKENEYRRNLAKAAASSSEKDVVLAKLDDLPAWVFFPDVERAEWLNRILLQVWPNVNSYARILLKESIEPAVAESLANYKLTGFKFERMILGTIAPRVGGVKVYDKNLSRDEIIMDVDLFYAGDCDISFVLQRIRGGIKDLQIHGMMRIVMKPLITKMPLVGGLQIFFLNNPSIDFNLVGAADVLDMPGFSDILRRCIVEQVAKMMVLPNKLPIKLSDEIPTVDLRMPEPEGVLRIHLVQAQNLMKKDMSMIGKGKSDPYAIITVGAQQWKTKHIDNNVNPRWDFWCEARIMQSLGQALEIEVFDKDEGNNDDKLGKCSLDISQVVRFGRLDTWQTLQQAKHGKVELRLSWHRLSSDVSELSRAISETLLIKTGELSSAVLSVYIDSCKKLPNARTQSRPDPYLTVTVGKKTETSAVQMRTDDPVYEIGYSFLVQNPEIDNLEIKVLDSKTGGQLGQLTYGISSLLKQKDLSMLTQPLMLQRSGPESKIIMSLQLKILKEAIKEEDYEEEPVAEAPKDPSPAVTPSPPPATPPSPPVTVDDLDTHKPVPPLTDPVTVLPEPVLRNIEDALLDSSSQKSVPLEHIEKEVDTPQEYQPPTGRDSPKLVHRTSSLTTSAGEAGLGRILLSLRYSMQNQTLFVVVHKIMHIPLKDPTNVPDPYVKLYLLPGRSKDSKRKTVVVKDSCMPEYDEQFEWVIPLAELHSRQVEVTVATHKGFLGGSPVIGQVVVHLNQYDFREAKTMWFDLMPETSPRD